From Halorubrum salinarum, the proteins below share one genomic window:
- a CDS encoding histidine kinase N-terminal 7TM domain-containing protein, producing MAWQPTPYTAPLLVAAVASFGFAVYGTANRSRGGHALLWSFVAVAGAAGVWSLAYAAQLSATTLGPTLFFNRFVWLGSAGLAVAWPAFVFSYVDRTAWLGRRRFALLWVVPVAVAAAVWTAGVDPLFYADPSLVDAGGYRVLSYTPTPALLGFVGYTYTVNLFTFIVLGYAAVSRDGVFRRQAAVLFLAGVAPLALSAAGIAGVVGPDAGFIDFTPIAFSGTSALLAWVVFRYRILDVSPIARDAVFANLSDGVVVCDADGRVVDTNDPAEALFPDAELGVRADDAFDDVPAVADAVTDPAADDEFRVTVNGDDAPRFLTVDVHDITGPGTTRGGTVLLFRDVTERETLQRRYRALIEKSPNVIAVCGEDGLLRYVSPSIERLLGHRPTEIEGRPIIDLVHPEDRREAQQAFERAFDSAEPQSLTHRIARADGSWRRFETVIERLFADTGEVVITATDVTDARRYEQRLQVLNRVLRHDLKNDTNVIGGYADLLRDHVDEEGDPYLDIIDRKVRTLTHLSDQAREIDVALHSDAGRAEIDLSELVERLCESLSSSFPEATVTVSVPESAVVSADELLESAVRNVLENAVVHNDGDDPRVEATVVADGDRFRLDVADDGPGIPPVERTVFSEARETALEHASGLGLWLVHWIVTESGGDMEIDTREPTGTVVRMWLPRAAEERE from the coding sequence ATGGCGTGGCAACCGACGCCGTACACGGCCCCGTTGCTCGTCGCGGCCGTCGCGTCGTTCGGGTTCGCCGTCTACGGGACCGCCAACCGGTCGCGCGGCGGGCACGCCCTCCTGTGGAGCTTCGTCGCCGTCGCGGGCGCCGCCGGCGTCTGGTCGCTGGCCTACGCGGCCCAGCTGTCGGCGACGACCCTCGGGCCCACGCTGTTTTTCAACCGCTTCGTCTGGCTCGGCTCCGCCGGCTTAGCGGTCGCGTGGCCCGCGTTCGTCTTCTCGTACGTCGACCGGACCGCGTGGCTCGGCCGGCGCCGGTTCGCGCTCCTCTGGGTCGTCCCCGTCGCGGTCGCGGCCGCCGTGTGGACGGCCGGCGTCGACCCGCTGTTCTACGCCGACCCCTCCCTCGTCGACGCCGGCGGGTACCGCGTCCTCAGCTACACGCCGACGCCGGCGCTGCTCGGCTTCGTCGGCTACACCTACACGGTCAACCTGTTCACGTTCATCGTCCTCGGATACGCGGCGGTCTCCCGCGACGGCGTGTTCCGCCGGCAGGCGGCCGTCCTCTTCCTCGCCGGCGTCGCGCCGCTGGCGCTCAGCGCGGCCGGCATCGCGGGCGTCGTCGGTCCCGACGCCGGGTTCATCGACTTCACCCCCATCGCCTTCAGCGGCACCTCGGCGCTTTTAGCGTGGGTCGTGTTCCGGTACCGCATCCTCGACGTCTCGCCGATCGCCCGCGACGCGGTGTTCGCGAACCTCTCGGACGGCGTCGTGGTCTGCGACGCCGACGGCCGCGTGGTCGACACCAACGACCCGGCGGAGGCGCTGTTCCCGGACGCCGAGCTCGGCGTCCGGGCCGACGACGCGTTCGACGACGTCCCCGCGGTCGCCGACGCGGTGACGGATCCGGCGGCCGACGACGAGTTCCGCGTGACGGTCAACGGCGACGACGCGCCGCGGTTCCTGACGGTCGACGTCCACGACATCACCGGGCCAGGGACGACCCGCGGGGGGACCGTCCTGCTGTTCCGCGACGTCACCGAGCGGGAGACGCTCCAGCGTCGCTACCGCGCGCTCATCGAGAAGTCGCCCAACGTGATCGCGGTCTGCGGCGAGGACGGGCTGCTCCGCTACGTGAGCCCGTCGATAGAGCGGCTGCTCGGCCACCGGCCGACGGAGATCGAGGGGCGACCGATCATCGACCTGGTCCACCCGGAGGACCGGCGCGAGGCGCAGCAGGCCTTCGAGCGCGCCTTCGACAGCGCCGAGCCGCAGTCGCTCACGCACCGGATCGCGCGCGCCGACGGGAGCTGGCGGCGGTTCGAGACGGTGATCGAGCGGCTGTTCGCCGACACGGGCGAGGTGGTCATCACCGCGACCGACGTGACGGACGCCCGACGGTACGAACAGCGGCTTCAGGTGTTGAACCGCGTGCTGCGGCACGACCTGAAGAACGACACTAACGTCATCGGCGGGTACGCGGACCTGCTCCGCGACCACGTCGACGAGGAGGGCGACCCGTACCTCGACATCATCGACCGGAAGGTGCGGACGCTGACGCACCTCAGCGACCAGGCCCGGGAGATCGACGTCGCGCTCCACAGCGACGCGGGGCGGGCCGAGATCGACCTCTCCGAGCTGGTCGAGCGGCTCTGCGAGTCGCTGTCGTCGTCGTTCCCCGAGGCGACGGTGACGGTGTCCGTCCCCGAGTCGGCCGTCGTCTCCGCGGACGAGCTCTTGGAGTCGGCGGTCCGGAACGTGCTGGAGAACGCCGTCGTCCACAACGACGGCGACGACCCGCGCGTCGAGGCGACGGTCGTCGCCGACGGCGACCGCTTCCGGCTCGACGTGGCCGACGACGGCCCGGGGATCCCGCCGGTCGAGCGGACGGTGTTCTCGGAGGCGCGGGAGACGGCGCTCGAACACGCGAGCGGGCTCGGACTCTGGCTCGTCCACTGGATCGTCACGGAGTCCGGCGGCGACATGGAGATCGACACGCGCGAGCCGACCGGCACGGTGGTCCGGATGTGGCTCCCGCGGGCCGCCGAGGAGAGGGAGTAG
- the map gene encoding type II methionyl aminopeptidase, with protein sequence MSHGPLDEDAVESYREAGAVLVEAMNEAREMVEPGRTHLEVAEWTEDFVREQGAGLAFPVNISVDPEASHATPSRDDETEFGEEMVCLDVGVHVDGYIADAAVTVDHTGTPELVEAAEMALEAALDEAGPGVEVGVVGQAIEDVIRGYGYTPVLNLSGHGVERYDAHTGPTVPNRGVDRSVELEPGQAVAIEPFATDGRGKVGEGTDEEIFEQQGSASVRDRRARQALEEIEGFDDLPFAARWLETDRAEMALRRLKQANAIKGYPVLKEDDDALVSQAEHTLLVTEDGVEVTTAGIHGFDD encoded by the coding sequence ATGAGTCACGGACCTCTGGACGAGGACGCGGTCGAGAGCTACCGCGAGGCCGGCGCGGTGCTGGTCGAGGCGATGAACGAGGCCCGCGAGATGGTCGAACCGGGCCGGACCCACCTCGAGGTCGCCGAGTGGACGGAGGACTTCGTCCGCGAGCAGGGGGCCGGTCTCGCCTTCCCGGTGAACATCAGCGTGGATCCGGAGGCGTCCCACGCCACCCCGAGCCGCGACGACGAGACGGAATTCGGCGAGGAGATGGTGTGTCTCGACGTCGGCGTCCACGTCGACGGCTACATCGCCGACGCCGCGGTGACGGTCGACCACACCGGCACTCCGGAGCTCGTCGAGGCCGCCGAGATGGCCCTGGAGGCCGCGCTCGACGAGGCCGGCCCGGGCGTCGAGGTCGGCGTCGTCGGGCAGGCGATCGAGGACGTGATCCGCGGGTACGGCTACACGCCGGTGCTCAACCTCTCCGGGCACGGCGTCGAGCGCTACGACGCCCACACCGGTCCCACGGTGCCGAACCGCGGCGTCGACCGCTCGGTCGAACTGGAGCCGGGCCAGGCGGTCGCGATCGAGCCGTTCGCCACCGACGGCCGCGGGAAGGTCGGCGAGGGGACCGACGAGGAGATCTTCGAACAGCAGGGCTCCGCGAGCGTCCGCGACCGGCGCGCCCGACAGGCCCTCGAAGAGATCGAGGGGTTCGACGACCTCCCGTTCGCGGCGCGGTGGCTGGAGACTGACCGCGCCGAGATGGCGCTGCGCCGCCTCAAGCAGGCGAACGCGATCAAGGGGTACCCCGTGCTGAAGGAGGACGACGACGCCTTAGTGAGCCAGGCGGAACACACCCTCCTCGTCACCGAGGACGGCGTCGAGGTGACGACCGCGGGAATCCACGGCTTCGACGACTGA
- a CDS encoding substrate-binding domain-containing protein produces the protein MPIQRRRFVAALGAGAIASTAGCSSTSGDDGGGGNGTDDGGNAAESVGVAGETLTLTTTTSTYDTGLLDEIHTDFEEMYGVTVDAVAQGTGAALETARNGDSDIVMVHARGLEDEFMRNGYGVNRRDLMFNDFVIVGPESDPAGIQGMGSATEALTAIAEAEATFVSRGDESGTHTKELNLWEAAGTDPGGDWYQETGTGMGEALNIANQQGAYTLSDRGTFISQRSEIELTILVQGPIEDGPEILSNPYGVMAVNPGVHENANYDLAMAYIGWITSPGVQEAISEYQVNGEQLFFPEAVSEDPNFQQYVPEGWSSESDDE, from the coding sequence ATGCCGATACAACGGAGGCGGTTCGTGGCCGCGCTGGGCGCCGGAGCGATCGCGAGCACCGCGGGCTGTTCGTCGACCAGCGGCGACGACGGCGGCGGCGGGAACGGGACCGACGACGGCGGGAACGCCGCCGAGTCGGTCGGCGTCGCGGGCGAGACGCTGACGCTCACGACGACGACGAGCACGTACGACACCGGGCTCTTAGACGAGATCCATACGGACTTCGAGGAGATGTACGGCGTCACCGTCGACGCCGTCGCGCAGGGGACCGGCGCGGCGTTAGAGACCGCCCGCAACGGCGACTCGGACATCGTGATGGTCCACGCCCGCGGGCTCGAAGACGAGTTCATGCGGAACGGGTACGGGGTCAACCGCCGGGACCTGATGTTCAACGACTTCGTGATCGTCGGGCCCGAGAGCGACCCGGCGGGAATTCAGGGCATGGGCTCCGCGACCGAGGCGCTCACCGCCATCGCCGAGGCGGAGGCGACGTTCGTCTCCCGGGGCGACGAGTCCGGCACGCACACGAAGGAACTGAACCTCTGGGAGGCGGCCGGCACGGATCCCGGCGGCGACTGGTACCAGGAGACCGGCACCGGGATGGGCGAGGCGCTGAACATCGCCAACCAGCAGGGCGCGTACACGCTCTCCGACCGCGGCACCTTCATCTCGCAGCGCTCGGAGATCGAACTCACGATCCTCGTCCAGGGACCGATCGAGGACGGGCCGGAGATCCTCTCGAACCCGTACGGAGTGATGGCGGTCAACCCCGGGGTCCACGAGAACGCCAACTACGACCTCGCGATGGCGTACATCGGCTGGATCACCAGCCCGGGCGTCCAGGAGGCCATCTCGGAGTACCAGGTGAACGGCGAGCAGCTGTTCTTTCCGGAGGCCGTCTCCGAGGACCCGAACTTCCAGCAGTACGTTCCGGAGGGTTGGAGTAGCGAGAGCGACGACGAGTAG
- a CDS encoding DUF2249 domain-containing protein: MSPDPFDDADERLDAREIDGEPFGDIMSALDGLDEGESLCLVNGFEPVPLYDVLAERGFEHETANPADDEWHVEITRP, translated from the coding sequence ATGAGCCCCGATCCGTTCGACGACGCGGACGAGCGGCTGGACGCCCGCGAGATAGACGGCGAGCCGTTCGGCGACATCATGTCCGCGCTCGACGGCCTCGACGAGGGGGAGTCGCTCTGTCTGGTGAACGGCTTCGAGCCGGTGCCGCTGTACGACGTGCTCGCGGAGCGCGGGTTCGAACACGAGACGGCGAACCCGGCCGACGACGAGTGGCACGTCGAGATCACGCGCCCCTGA
- a CDS encoding HIT family protein, whose product MDRIFAPWRIEWVERDADPIDGCPFCVLPEREDAREARIVARSERNYVILNNAPYNPGHAMVIPDEHVDDPTDLDDATLLDHARLKAATLAALRRDLDPDGVNTGQNLGGDAAGGSIDHLHTHVVPRWSGDTNFMPVTGDTKVIVEAIERTYDHLHDGFAADEHVVDSGDADAGDAVELDFGLAVDG is encoded by the coding sequence ATGGACCGGATCTTCGCGCCGTGGCGGATCGAGTGGGTCGAGCGCGACGCCGACCCGATCGACGGCTGCCCGTTCTGCGTCCTGCCCGAGCGCGAGGACGCCCGCGAGGCGCGGATCGTGGCCCGGAGCGAGCGCAACTACGTCATCCTGAACAACGCGCCGTACAACCCCGGCCACGCGATGGTGATCCCCGACGAGCACGTCGATGACCCGACCGACCTCGACGACGCGACGCTCCTCGATCACGCGCGGCTGAAGGCGGCGACGCTCGCTGCCCTGCGCCGCGACCTCGACCCCGACGGCGTCAACACCGGGCAGAACCTCGGCGGCGACGCCGCCGGCGGCTCGATCGACCACCTCCACACCCACGTCGTCCCGCGCTGGAGCGGCGACACGAACTTCATGCCCGTCACCGGCGACACGAAGGTGATCGTGGAGGCGATAGAGCGCACCTACGACCACCTTCACGACGGGTTCGCGGCTGACGAGCACGTCGTCGATTCGGGGGACGCCGACGCGGGCGACGCGGTCGAACTCGACTTCGGCCTCGCGGTCGACGGCTGA
- a CDS encoding amino acid ABC transporter ATP-binding protein, producing the protein MLRATGVSHAYGDEPVFRDLSIDVEAGEVVGVIGPSGVGKTTLLRTLALSLEPDEGTVTLDGTDAWAVDEAERLALRRRVGMVFQEASLFGGSVARNVEYGLRVRRSWSERIASVLRLNGAVDAVDESLEVVGLADKIDQPVDSLSGGEAQRVSFARALAYDPDVLLLDEPTSDLDPRNTAVIEEAIGEARDRGIGVVVATHDMHQAERVADRVAVLLDDGISEIGPTEAIFEDPENERTRKFISGELVY; encoded by the coding sequence ATGCTCCGCGCGACGGGGGTGTCCCACGCGTACGGCGACGAGCCCGTGTTCCGCGACCTCTCGATCGACGTCGAGGCCGGCGAGGTCGTGGGGGTCATCGGTCCGTCCGGCGTCGGCAAGACGACGCTGCTGCGGACGCTCGCGCTCTCGCTGGAGCCGGACGAGGGGACCGTGACGCTCGACGGGACCGACGCGTGGGCGGTCGACGAGGCGGAGCGGCTCGCGCTGCGCCGCCGCGTCGGCATGGTGTTCCAAGAGGCGAGCCTCTTCGGGGGGTCGGTCGCCCGCAACGTCGAGTACGGGCTCCGGGTCCGCCGCTCGTGGAGCGAGCGGATCGCCTCGGTCCTCCGGCTGAACGGCGCCGTAGACGCGGTCGACGAGTCCTTGGAGGTCGTGGGGCTGGCCGACAAGATCGACCAGCCCGTCGACTCGCTGTCGGGCGGCGAGGCGCAGCGCGTCTCCTTCGCCCGGGCGCTGGCGTACGACCCGGACGTGCTTCTCCTCGACGAGCCGACCTCCGACCTCGACCCGCGGAACACGGCAGTCATCGAGGAGGCGATCGGCGAGGCGCGCGACCGAGGGATCGGCGTCGTCGTCGCGACCCACGACATGCATCAGGCCGAGCGCGTCGCGGACCGGGTCGCGGTGCTGTTGGACGACGGCATCTCCGAGATCGGTCCGACCGAAGCCATCTTCGAGGACCCCGAGAACGAGCGCACCCGGAAGTTCATCTCGGGCGAACTCGTGTACTGA
- a CDS encoding ABC transporter permease, whose amino-acid sequence MPFEATVQSVPALLDAAARPAASLFGVSFRDGYVGSVIAVSLYVSLTAVALSTLVSVPAAVAIGLTEFPGKEFVKSVVNTGMGFPSVVVGLVVLFAVSNQGPLGSLELIFTREAMIMSQFVLATPPITAISLAAVSGVDDGVRDAARVLGGTRVDVALVVIKEARYGIATAVLAGFGRAISEVGSVLIVGGNITSADGISKTRTLTTAIQLEARQGQYETAMVLGAVLVALVLIVNAIVVRFGDRGVAG is encoded by the coding sequence GTGCCGTTCGAAGCGACCGTCCAGTCGGTCCCGGCGCTGCTCGACGCCGCCGCGCGGCCCGCGGCGTCGCTCTTCGGCGTCTCGTTCAGGGACGGGTACGTCGGGAGCGTCATCGCCGTCTCGCTGTACGTGAGCCTGACCGCGGTGGCGCTGAGCACGCTCGTCAGCGTGCCGGCCGCCGTCGCCATCGGGCTCACGGAGTTCCCGGGGAAGGAGTTCGTGAAGTCGGTGGTCAACACCGGGATGGGGTTCCCCAGCGTGGTCGTGGGGCTCGTCGTGCTGTTCGCGGTCTCGAACCAGGGGCCGCTCGGCTCGCTGGAGCTGATCTTCACCCGCGAGGCGATGATCATGTCGCAGTTCGTCCTCGCGACGCCGCCGATCACGGCGATCAGCCTCGCGGCCGTGAGCGGCGTCGACGACGGGGTCCGCGACGCGGCCCGCGTCCTCGGCGGGACGCGCGTCGACGTGGCGCTCGTCGTGATCAAGGAGGCGCGGTACGGGATCGCGACCGCGGTGCTGGCCGGGTTCGGCCGCGCGATCAGCGAGGTCGGCTCGGTGCTGATCGTCGGCGGGAACATCACGAGCGCGGACGGCATCTCGAAGACGCGCACCCTGACGACGGCGATCCAACTCGAGGCGCGGCAGGGGCAGTACGAGACCGCCATGGTGCTCGGCGCCGTCCTCGTCGCGCTCGTGTTGATCGTCAACGCGATCGTCGTCCGCTTCGGCGACCGGGGGGTGGCGGGCTGA
- a CDS encoding tryptophan--tRNA ligase encodes MDEDTPEGATPGGDGRGSDPAPGPSTAPRTDGGTERADEPTEDVALDPWGSASVGDYADLFEEFGIEAFDEVADEVPDPHYLMRRGVIFGHREYDAVAEAMANDEPFAALSGFMPTGDPHIGHKLVFDEIIWHQEMGGDAFGLIADLEAHSARGMSWDEIDEHARNYLLSLLALGFDAEAGEIYRQSDNREVQDLGFELGSKANFSEFEAIYGFDGETNISHMQSVITQTADILYPQLVDEPKPTVIPVGPDQDPHVRLTRDLATRVRYFKVTEAFASFELDDDERQLVRAAYDALAAGSADDGDDPDVRCEDAAEWLADYEPPESDRESVDLAAAKATALDKLEAGGKEPLRPRVRFFDRNATDEAFEALIEAVDGEKRVFEGHVDAFDLTRGEAESVAREVEIDHDGFGFRQPSSIYHRFMTGLTGGKMSSSIPASHISLLDDPGDGYDKVKAATTGGRDTAEEQRELGGEADECPVYELYAYLLAGDDDELTKEVYSECVNGERLCGGCKEQAAELMREFLADHQEKREEAEELLENLDIDLDSDRRGTGGEH; translated from the coding sequence ATGGACGAGGACACCCCCGAGGGGGCGACGCCGGGCGGCGACGGGCGCGGGTCCGACCCCGCCCCCGGGCCGTCGACGGCCCCCCGGACCGACGGCGGGACCGAGCGCGCGGACGAGCCGACCGAGGACGTCGCGCTCGACCCGTGGGGGTCGGCGTCGGTCGGGGACTACGCGGACCTGTTCGAGGAGTTCGGCATCGAGGCGTTCGACGAGGTCGCCGACGAGGTCCCGGACCCGCACTACCTGATGCGCCGCGGCGTCATCTTCGGCCACCGCGAGTACGACGCGGTCGCCGAGGCGATGGCGAACGACGAGCCGTTCGCGGCGCTGTCCGGGTTCATGCCCACCGGCGACCCGCACATCGGCCACAAGCTCGTGTTCGACGAGATCATCTGGCATCAGGAGATGGGCGGGGACGCGTTCGGCCTCATCGCCGACCTCGAAGCCCACTCGGCGCGCGGCATGTCGTGGGACGAGATCGACGAGCACGCGCGCAACTACCTCCTCTCGCTGCTCGCGCTCGGCTTCGACGCGGAGGCGGGCGAGATCTACCGCCAGTCGGACAACCGTGAGGTCCAGGACCTCGGCTTCGAACTGGGCTCGAAGGCGAACTTCTCGGAGTTCGAGGCGATCTACGGCTTCGACGGCGAGACGAACATCTCCCACATGCAGAGCGTGATCACCCAGACGGCGGACATCCTCTACCCCCAGCTCGTCGACGAGCCGAAGCCCACGGTGATCCCGGTCGGCCCGGACCAGGACCCCCACGTCCGGCTCACCCGGGACCTGGCGACCCGCGTGCGCTACTTCAAGGTGACCGAGGCGTTCGCCTCCTTCGAGCTGGACGACGACGAGCGGCAGCTGGTCCGGGCCGCCTACGACGCGCTCGCGGCCGGGAGCGCGGACGACGGCGACGACCCCGACGTGCGCTGCGAGGACGCGGCCGAGTGGCTCGCGGACTACGAGCCGCCGGAGTCGGACCGCGAGAGCGTCGACCTCGCGGCCGCGAAGGCGACCGCGCTCGACAAGCTCGAAGCCGGCGGGAAGGAGCCGCTCCGCCCTCGCGTCCGGTTCTTCGACCGCAACGCCACCGACGAGGCGTTCGAGGCGCTGATCGAGGCGGTCGACGGCGAGAAGCGCGTGTTCGAGGGCCACGTCGACGCCTTCGACCTCACTCGCGGCGAGGCCGAGTCGGTCGCCCGGGAGGTCGAGATCGACCACGACGGGTTCGGCTTCCGGCAGCCCTCCTCGATCTACCACCGGTTCATGACCGGGCTCACCGGCGGGAAGATGTCCTCGTCGATCCCGGCGAGCCACATCTCGCTGCTCGACGACCCCGGGGACGGCTACGACAAGGTGAAGGCGGCGACGACCGGCGGCCGCGACACCGCCGAGGAGCAGCGCGAGCTCGGCGGCGAGGCCGACGAGTGCCCCGTCTATGAGCTGTACGCCTACCTGCTCGCGGGCGACGACGACGAGCTGACCAAGGAGGTGTACTCGGAGTGCGTCAACGGCGAGCGCCTCTGTGGCGGCTGTAAGGAGCAGGCCGCCGAGCTGATGCGCGAGTTCCTCGCAGACCACCAGGAGAAGCGCGAGGAGGCCGAGGAACTGCTTGAGAACCTCGACATCGACCTCGACTCCGACCGGCGCGGCACGGGCGGCGAGCACTGA
- a CDS encoding CGCGG family putative rSAM-modified RiPP protein, producing the protein MASTPSDPDDEHDHGADPVTDRVHENSWSANLEGPEHAADRDLLVRQAVDAVEHTAAGNHVNLVAHGDHGHPEEYLFGALESAFGDAVNVEYVEQCGCGGHVVRVHV; encoded by the coding sequence ATGGCGAGCACACCGTCCGACCCCGACGACGAACACGACCACGGCGCCGACCCGGTGACCGACCGCGTCCACGAGAACTCCTGGTCCGCGAACCTCGAAGGCCCGGAACACGCCGCGGACCGCGACCTGCTCGTGCGACAGGCGGTCGACGCGGTCGAGCACACGGCCGCGGGCAACCACGTCAACCTCGTCGCACACGGCGACCACGGCCACCCGGAGGAGTACCTCTTCGGGGCGCTGGAGTCGGCGTTCGGCGACGCCGTCAACGTAGAGTACGTCGAGCAGTGCGGCTGCGGCGGCCACGTCGTCCGGGTCCACGTCTGA
- a CDS encoding TOBE domain-containing protein, whose product MGEPTEAGPDAAAGRGRAALIEDGVEFDGRDAALLRAVDAAGSVAGAAADLGRSRARALSRIEALEEAYGTLVERRRGGEGGGGSRLAASGRALLDRYDRLQAVLAAAAAVPETVLDGTVTAVDGELAVVDTAVGELSGLHGGTGDDEGGGSESGGVGDGDGSGVSVGDAVQVRIGADAVTVNDAADAVDPDATSARNRLAGRVSRVDPGETVSTVRIAVGVAEGSDDVEVAALITAESIERLGLAPGDPVSIRWKATATRLVAHAA is encoded by the coding sequence ATGGGAGAGCCGACCGAGGCCGGGCCGGACGCAGCGGCGGGACGCGGGCGGGCCGCGCTCATCGAGGACGGCGTCGAGTTCGACGGCCGCGACGCGGCGCTGCTGCGCGCGGTCGACGCGGCGGGGTCCGTCGCGGGCGCGGCCGCCGACCTGGGTCGCTCGCGCGCCCGCGCCCTCTCGCGGATCGAGGCCTTGGAGGAGGCCTACGGGACGCTCGTGGAGCGGCGCCGCGGCGGCGAGGGCGGCGGCGGGAGCCGGCTCGCCGCGTCCGGCCGCGCGCTCCTCGACCGCTACGACCGGCTCCAGGCCGTCCTCGCGGCGGCCGCGGCGGTCCCGGAGACGGTGCTCGACGGCACCGTGACGGCCGTCGACGGCGAGCTCGCGGTCGTCGACACCGCGGTCGGGGAACTGTCCGGGCTTCACGGGGGAACGGGGGACGACGAGGGCGGCGGGAGCGAGAGCGGCGGCGTCGGGGACGGCGACGGGAGCGGAGTGTCCGTCGGCGACGCGGTCCAGGTCCGGATCGGCGCCGACGCCGTCACGGTCAACGACGCGGCCGACGCGGTGGACCCCGACGCGACGAGCGCCCGGAACCGCCTCGCCGGCCGCGTCTCGCGCGTCGATCCCGGCGAGACGGTGTCGACGGTCCGGATCGCGGTCGGGGTGGCCGAGGGCTCCGACGACGTCGAGGTGGCCGCGCTGATCACCGCCGAGAGCATCGAGCGGCTCGGCCTCGCTCCCGGCGACCCGGTGTCGATCCGCTGGAAGGCGACCGCGACGCGGCTGGTGGCGCACGCGGCGTGA
- a CDS encoding DUF5518 domain-containing protein, which translates to MDTDNALLNAVVGAIASALLSFTGISPLLGGAVAGYLNGDDGLRVGALSGAIASIPIVGLLLLALVVLPFLGLFGFPLEAGLAAGGVFLVAALIVLGGVAYSVVLSALGGLLGVYVKNEL; encoded by the coding sequence ATGGACACGGACAACGCCCTCCTCAACGCGGTCGTCGGCGCGATCGCGTCGGCCCTCCTCTCGTTCACCGGCATCTCACCCCTCCTCGGCGGCGCTGTCGCCGGGTACCTGAACGGCGACGACGGGCTCCGGGTCGGCGCGCTCTCGGGCGCGATCGCGTCGATCCCGATCGTCGGACTGCTGCTGCTCGCGCTGGTGGTTCTCCCGTTCCTGGGCCTCTTCGGGTTCCCGCTCGAAGCCGGTCTCGCGGCCGGCGGCGTGTTCCTGGTCGCCGCCCTGATCGTGTTGGGCGGCGTCGCCTACAGCGTGGTGTTGAGCGCCCTCGGCGGGCTGCTGGGCGTGTACGTGAAAAACGAGCTGTAA